The Bacteroidetes bacterium GWF2_43_63 DNA segment GCCGCTCTTGGACTCATCGGAAACACGCTGTTTGAGCGCGTTATTGAGCGCAGAATCTATCCGTGGAACGGTCACCTGCTCCGCACCGATTATTACAAAAACATGGGCGAATTCGTAGCCAACTTCAAACGTGGCCGCGGAGACAACATGGGTGTTGCCGGCAATCTCAACGATGCCGCCGATATCACAGCACCCGTTTATTCATACTGGCCAAACGACTACGGACTTTATAATATGTCCGGTAACGTGGCTGAATGGGTACTCGACGTTTATCGTCCACTTTCATACGAAGATTTCGACGACTTCCGTTCATTCCGTGGTAACGAGTTCAAAACCAAGGTTACGGACGAAGAAGGTCTGATTGCAGAAAAAGATAGCCTCGGACGTATCCAGTGGAGACCTGTCAATCAGGAAGAAGCTGCTAATCGCCGCAACTATCGTTACTCCGATAACCGCAATTTCCTTGACGGCGACTATTCATCCTCTATTTATTATGGCGATGACATGATGAAAGAAGGCGAATACGAAAACAAGCTGATGTACGAATATTCAAAATCATCTATGGTCAACAACACCGCCCGCGTTTACAAAGGTGGATCATGGAAAGACCGTGCATACTGGCTCAGCCCGGGAACTCGCCGCTACCTCGATCAGGAACTCTCTACCGATTTTATCGGATTCCGTTGCGCCATGATTCGTGTGGGTAGCCCAATCGGATTTTAATAAATCGAAAAATACTTAACTTTACCCCCATCTAACCCATGGGGGTTTTTTTATGGATATAAATCAACTCTATCAAAAAATCAGGACGTCGGCAGGTATTTCTACCGACACCCGCACTCTTAGACCGGGTATGGTCTTCTTTGCGTTGAAAGGAGACACTTTCGACGCCAATGAATTCGTGCAGCAGGCCATTGACGCCGGCGCGGCGCTTGTTGTGACACAGAATCCAGCATTCATTGATAATCCGGCCTGTTTCTACACGACCGATTCTCTCAACACCTTACAGGAAGCAGCAGTAATCAGACGTAATCTGCTGAAAGCAGTGGTCATTGGTATTACCGGTACAAACGGGAAAACCACAACCAAGGAACTCATTCGGGAAGCTCTTTCAACCGCAGGGACCGTGTATTCGACTCAGGGGAATCTCAATAATCATATCGGCGTTCCGCTCACACTCTTATCTATAAAAGATGATGCGAATTTTGCCATTGTCGAAATGGGGGCCAATCATCCGGGTGAAATTGAGTTTCTGTGCAACATTGCACGTCCCGACTTTGGAATAATTACAAACATCGGGCGGGCACACCTCGACGGATTTGGCAGCTTTGAAGGTGTTGTGAAAACAAAATCAGAGTTATACAAATACATTAAAGAACACAACGGAAAAATCTTTGCAAATGAAGATGATCTGTTTCTGATCTCACTTTCCGAAGGATATGACAGAATTCTATTTGGTACAAAAAGTCTTGTTGCCACAACGGTAAGTGATGGGAATCCACATCTGCGCTGCCACTGGAGCTGGAATAATAAAAAATATTTCACCGAAACCAAACTCACTGGTTATTACAATTTGCCCAATCTGCTTGCAGCTGTGTCAATAGGGTTGTATTTCGGCGCAGATCCGGAATTGCTGAGCAAAAAACTGTCGGAATACACTCCTTCAAACATGCGATCACAATGGGTCGAAACGGATAGAAACCATTTGATTCTGGATGCATACAACGCCAATCCATCAAGCATGGCTGTAGCACTCAATAATTTCGCGCAGTTACGAACAGAAAAAAAACTTCCGATTTTGGGCGACATGCTTGAACTTGGCTCCTACAGCAACACAGAGCATCGTGCAATTCTTGAGCTACTTACAGAACTCAGGTTCACTTCGGCAATTCTGATTGGACCTTGTTTCAGTAAATTCAGAAATGAATTTCCGGCTTTTCTGTTCTTCAATGACGCAGCAGAGGCCCGAACGGCACTAACAAAAAACGTGACCAGCAAATTCACCATTCTGCTCAAAGGTTCGCGCGGGATTGGCGTTGATGCACTTAAAGATATTTTCTGATGGAAAAATTCAATATTTATGAATGGAATACAGGCGTGGGAATGATGTCGGGCACTTCGCTTGATGGCATTGACATTGCCATTTGTTCGTTTCGATTCAATAATAATAAATGGGAATACAGAATTGATGATGCGGTCACATTTCCGTATGTGGACGAAGTGAAGTCGTTGATTCTGGAAATGCCTGGTATGAGTGGTTCAGAGCTGGTCATCGCAGACCGGAAGCTAGGAAAATATTACGGGCAATTACTTTCAGGATATCTGATGGCCATGGGCGAAACGCCCTTATTTGTTGCTTCGCATGGACACACCATTTTTCATGAACCTGTCCAAGGCATGACGTATCAGGCAGGACATGGCGCTGCCATCGCTGCAGAAACCGGATTGCCGGTGGTCTGTGATTTCCGGAGCAGCGACGTAGCACTGGGAGGACAAGGCGCGCCACTGGTGCCGATCGGCGATGAATTGCTGTTCACTGATTTTGATGCACTTGTGAATCTGGGCGGTTTCGCAAATATTTCAATGCGCTTGAATAATGAACGAATTGCTTACGATATTTGTCCGGTCAATATTGTTTTGAATCATTTTGCACACAAGCTTGGCCACGAATATGACCGTTCCGGAGCGTTGGCTGCCAGCGGGACAGCCGATAAACACCTGCTTGCCAAACTCGATGCCCTTCCCTATTATTCGGCCAGTCATCCCAAGTCGCTTGGAAGGGAATGGGTGGAAACAGAATTCCTGCCAATGATTGAAAACAGCGGCATTAAAAACACGAATGATATTCTATGTACATTAGCACTACATGCGGCAGGGCAGATAGTCCGAGCCTGCGGCGAAAATAAATCAGTGCTGTTTACAGGAGGTGGAATCAAAAATAATTTTCTCGCTGACACTATCAAGGAATCACTGCAAGAGCGCATGATCATTCCTGATGAAACGACCATTGATTTTAAAGAAGCACTGATTTTTGCGTTTATGGGCTGGCTGCGGCTGAATAAAAAACCCAACACAATCCCTTCTGCAACTGGCGCCAGTAAAGCAATCAGCGCCGGTGCGGTTTTCATACCGTAAAAATTTTTAACGTAGTGAAATATTTTTCATTTCTTCAGCGTTTTAATTAACATGCCGCTGTTGACAATAAACATTGGTTGTAAAAATCCTGAAAGCTAATACAAGGTACTTTTACTTCAAAATCACTCACTATGTTTTCGAATATTCTTCTTCAGATTGTTAAGGGCGGAGATTCGGTTGCAGCAGCCACCGCCGATACAGTACAAAAGACCGTTGAAACTGCAAGTCAGCAATACGACACTCTTTCATTTTGGGATCTGGCTCTAAAAGGTGGCCCTGTAATGATTCCCATTGCATTACTGCTCATCATTGCCGTTTATATTTTCTTTGACCGATACATAGCAACCAGCAAAGCCGCGAAAGAAGACAGCGGATTCATGGCCAATATTAAGCACTTCATCACTGAAGGAAAAATTGATCAGGCAAAGGCCATGTGCCTGAGTAATCCGACCCCGATGGCACGCATGATTGAAAAAGGAATTTCACGTATTGGACGACCATTAAATGACATCACCTCGGCCATCGAAAATGAAGGAAAACTTCAAGTTGCGCGACTGGAAAAAAGCATCGCATTCTTGTCAACAATTTCCGGAGTCGGGCCAATGATTGGGTTTTTAGGAACAGTAACCGGTATGATCACAGCATTTTACGACCTTTCAAAATCAGGAAACAACCTTGATATTGCATTGCTTTCGGGAGGCATTTACGAAGCAATGGTAACAACCGTTGCCGGTTTAATCGTGGGTATTCTTGCCACACTGGCCTACAACGTTATTGTTGCACGCGTTGAAAAAATCGTTTATATCCTCGAAGCACGTTCTACCGAATTTATGGATATTCTGAACGAACCGGCATAAAACAACACTTATGAATATCAAAACAAGAAATAAACGATCAACAGATTTCAATTCAGCATCCATGTCGGACCTGGTGTTTCTGTTGCTGATATTCTTCATGCTGACATCGACTTTAGTTAGTCCGAACGCAATAAAATTACTGCTTCCAAGCAGCACCAGCGAACGAGTTCCGGTTGAAAAAAAAGCGGTAAATGTCTACATTGATGATCAGTTTCAATATTCCATCGACCAGGTCATTCTCGATGCAGCAGGACTTCGTGAAGGAATTAAATCAAGGCTCGACGGGCAAACAGAAGCATCTGTAGTTCTACGTTCCGACGCTACAGTGCCAATTCAGTTTGCAGTAAACGTTATCGATGTAGTAAACTCAATCAACAAGGAAAAGGGAACCAAGCATAAAGTAATTCTGGCTACAAGACCCGAAGACAAACTGTAACAGCTAATAAACACAATCATGAAATCGAAAAGAAAAATATCATCGGCATTGTTGACATTGGCATTCTGCGGTGGCATTGTTGTTTTGCTTTTTCTGTTCGCTTTCCGAACTCCGCTACCTCTTCCCGAAGAAGAAGGAGTAGTGATTGAAACCAATGCTGGCGGCGGTGGCGGCGGATCAGATGAATATTTCGATCAGGAATTTTATGAAGAAATGTCAAGCGACAATGTTGGAGAAACCAATGATGATGTAATCACACAGGATGTAGAAAATGTAAATTATAACGCAGGTCAGCAAAACACAACCACCAATGATAGACCAAAAGTGGATAACCGCATCAGTAATTTCAGCTGGGGGCAAGGAAACGGTACCGGAACTGGCACTGGAAGCGGAACAGGATCTGGCACAGGAACAGGATCCGGCACAGGCGTAGGCCCCGGCGATGGCCCTGGCACTGGCCCCGGAAGCGGTCCCGGCTATTCACTGAAGGGACGTGGTGCCAAAAGCATTCCTACGCCCAAATACACCGAAGATGATCAGGGAAAAGTAGTCGTGACAATTTGGGTCGATCGTGAAGGAAAAGTAACACGTGCAGAACCCGGCGCCATTGGTACAACCGTTTCAAATCCTTCATTGTGGACCGCCGCAAAAAATGCAGCTCTTCAGGCAAAATTTTCTACAAATGAAAGCGCTCCTGAAGTGCAGAAAGGTACAATTACTTATACCTTTATAAAGCTGAATTAATCACAGTTCATAAAGTATAAAGGCACTTCAATCATCGTACTGAAGCGGCTTTATAAACTTTACATACTTTCTACTTTCCACTTTCTTTGGGAGGATAATCGAGCGAATAATGCAACCCCCTGCTCTCTTTACGTTCCAGCGCCATTTTGATGATCAGATATCCAACTGAAATCATATTGCGAAGTTCGCAGATTTCTTTTGTTACAACCGATTTTTTATACAGGTCTTCTGTTTCTTCATACAGGATTTTCAGGCGGTCTAATGCGCGTTTTAAGCGAAGATTGGAGCGCACAATTCCGACATAGCTACCCATGATGGAATTAAGCTCTTTTCGTGTTTGTGTGATGAGCACCATTTCCTCGTTCAGCGCAGTTCCTTCAGCATCCCAGACAGGGATTTCGTTGTTATACTCAATATGTTTAACTGCTTCGATGGCATCCATAGCAGCCCGATGACTGAATACGGCAGCCTCAAGCAATGAATTGGAAGCAAGTCGGTTTGCTCCATGCAAGCCAGTGCAAGACACTTCACCAGTCGCGTACAAATTTTTAATATTATTGCGACCAGATTCATCAACCTTTATTCCGCCGCACTGATAGTGGGCTGCAGGCACTACCGGAATCATGTCGCGCGAAATATCAACGCCTTTGCTCAGACAATGCGCAAAAATTGTTGGGAAATGATCCAGCAACATTTTCTTTCCGAGATGCCGTGCATCCAGGTATAAATGATCGGCACCACTGACTTTCATTTCATTATCGATGGCACGGGCAACAATATCTCGAGGCGCCAGCGACTGACGTGCGTCGTATTTCTGCATAAATTCCTTGCCGTCGTAGGTCTTCAGAATTGCTCCGGCACCGCGCAGAGCCTCAGTTATAAGAAATGCAGGTTTTTCGGTTGGATAATAAAAAGCCGTTGGATGAAACTGTACAAATTCCATATTTTCCACAGCGCCCTTGGCACGGTACACCATAGCGACTCCGTCTCCGGTAGCCACTTCCGGGTTAGTAGTAACCCCATAAA contains these protein-coding regions:
- a CDS encoding anhydro-N-acetylmuramic acid kinase; translated protein: MEKFNIYEWNTGVGMMSGTSLDGIDIAICSFRFNNNKWEYRIDDAVTFPYVDEVKSLILEMPGMSGSELVIADRKLGKYYGQLLSGYLMAMGETPLFVASHGHTIFHEPVQGMTYQAGHGAAIAAETGLPVVCDFRSSDVALGGQGAPLVPIGDELLFTDFDALVNLGGFANISMRLNNERIAYDICPVNIVLNHFAHKLGHEYDRSGALAASGTADKHLLAKLDALPYYSASHPKSLGREWVETEFLPMIENSGIKNTNDILCTLALHAAGQIVRACGENKSVLFTGGGIKNNFLADTIKESLQERMIIPDETTIDFKEALIFAFMGWLRLNKKPNTIPSATGASKAISAGAVFIP
- a CDS encoding L-aspartate oxidase; this encodes MKQYCDFLIIGSGIAGLTYALKVAPYGKVVILTKSALDETATHYAQGGIAGVMYGPDSYEKHIRDTIIAGAGLNNENVVRFTIEESTERIIEMINFGTQFDKNTDGEYDLAREGGHSEKRIFHYKDRTGAEIQRALTQQIREHPNITVLENYFTIEIITEHHLGKNVTKKSENITCFGAYVLNPETGKVDTYISKITLIATGGSGNVYGVTTNPEVATGDGVAMVYRAKGAVENMEFVQFHPTAFYYPTEKPAFLITEALRGAGAILKTYDGKEFMQKYDARQSLAPRDIVARAIDNEMKVSGADHLYLDARHLGKKMLLDHFPTIFAHCLSKGVDISRDMIPVVPAAHYQCGGIKVDESGRNNIKNLYATGEVSCTGLHGANRLASNSLLEAAVFSHRAAMDAIEAVKHIEYNNEIPVWDAEGTALNEEMVLITQTRKELNSIMGSYVGIVRSNLRLKRALDRLKILYEETEDLYKKSVVTKEICELRNMISVGYLIIKMALERKESRGLHYSLDYPPKESGK
- a CDS encoding biopolymer transporter ExbB encodes the protein MFSNILLQIVKGGDSVAAATADTVQKTVETASQQYDTLSFWDLALKGGPVMIPIALLLIIAVYIFFDRYIATSKAAKEDSGFMANIKHFITEGKIDQAKAMCLSNPTPMARMIEKGISRIGRPLNDITSAIENEGKLQVARLEKSIAFLSTISGVGPMIGFLGTVTGMITAFYDLSKSGNNLDIALLSGGIYEAMVTTVAGLIVGILATLAYNVIVARVEKIVYILEARSTEFMDILNEPA